Part of the Natronobacterium gregoryi SP2 genome, ACAGGCGAACGATCGCCTCCAGCAGTGGGCCGAGTACGGCACCACCTCGGCCGTCGAGATCCTCCACGAGCAGGGAATGCTCCCGACGAAGCACTTCGACGGTGGTCGATTCGAAGGAGCGCCGGAGATCGGCGGGGAGGCGCTCCAGGAGTCGCTGCAAGTGGGTCAGCGAGGCTGTCGTGGCTGTCAACTCGAGTGCAAGCCCGTCGTCCAGGGAGAGTGTCGCGGGGTCGAACTCGACGAGGCGTCCGGGCCGGAGTACGAGACGCTCGCCTCGTTCGGGAGCCTGCTGTGTAACGACGACCTCGAGGCGATCGCGCTCGCGAACCAGCGGTGTAACGCCTACGGGATGGATACGATCGGCGTCGGTCACGTGATCGCGACAGCGATGGAGGCCGGCTACGTCGACTGGGGCGACGCCGACGCCATCCTCGAACTGGTCGACGCGGTCGCGTACCGTGACGGCATCGGTGACGTGCTGGCCGACGGCCCGGACGCAGCAGCCGAGGCGCTCGACGTCGACGACCCGGCGACGGTCAAGGGCGCGCCGGCAGCGATGCACGACCCCCGAAAAAAGAAGGGGATGGGGCTCTCGACGGCGACCTCGCCCCGCGGCGCGACCCACATGGAGGGATTTCAGGACTCGCTCGTCGAACGCACCGTCGAGACGGACCTTCCAGTCGAGACTGGACTGGCAGCCGACGGGACCGACGGAAAGCCCGCCGCGGTCGTTACTTTCGAGAACGCCCGGAGCTTCGTCAATTCGCTCGTCTGTTGCTCTCACGTCGTCGTCACGGTCGGTCCGGACCGCAACTTCGACGACCTGCGAGAGCTCGTAGCTGCAGCGATCGGACGACCGCTCCCGATGGCGGAAGCCCTGCGGATCGGTGAGCGAAACTACACGCTCGGGAAGCTCTTTGCCGCTCGAGAGGGTTTCTCGATGGAAGACGATCGGCTCCCGAAGCGGCTCCAGAAGCCGTTATCCGACGACACGGGTGGTCCGGACCTCCCAGCAGCCAGCTTCTCGGAGACGGCACTCGAATCGATGATCCGTGCCTACTACGACCGCCGCGGGTGGACCCGCAAAGGAGTAAAGTGGGAGACACTCGAGCGACTCGGATTGACGGACCTCGTCGAGGGCCTCGAGCGAGCAGTGGCGGACGAAGAGGCGGCCGCTCGAACTACGCCGATTCCTCGCCCACGAGAACGTCCATAATCTTCGACTGGGCGGTCGTGAGGTGTTCGGTGAACGTCGACGGCGCGATGCCGATTGCGTCGGCGACTTCCGTGGCGTTCGATCCTCGTGGATATTCGAAGTAGCCCAGTTCGTGGGCAGTCTCGAGAACTTCTCGTTGGCGGTCGGTCAGTGCGTCGCGGTCGACCCAGACGAGGTCACCCCCTTCGACTCCTCCGGGCCTGTCGATTCCTGCTCGGTGGAGGCGTCGAATACGGACGTTCTGAAACTGCTCGCGGAGCTTTGCGACGACGTCGGTTATCTCGGTGACGTCGAGGGTATAAAACGAAAGCGTCAGCCCGTTTTGATCGACGTGAACCGTTTCGACCGGGAATCCCGACGCTTCGATCACCTGGCAGACACACTCCTGTTCCGGCCTGATAAAACGGTGTCTGGCGTGACTGTCGGTTTCGAACACGGTGTTGATCTCCTCGATGTCGATCGGCGCAACGTCGCTTTCGGTCGTGAACTCTTCAGTGGCCATCGCGGACTTGTCCGGCCTGCTCCAGGAGACCGTCGTAATCGGTCGTTCCGTCTCCCGCGATGCCGAGACGATGGGACACGTCCCTCCATCCTCGACTTCGAGTTCGACTCGAATCCCGTCGCTCATACCGAGCGGTTGGAACGCAGTCCACGTCGTTTCTTAGCTTCTATATACAGGGTTATTTGCGCTCGGAGACGGTGAGGCCGGTTGGCATCTCGAGTCTGGTACCGTTTCAGCCGTCGACCGGCGAGTCGAACCAGCCCACACGACCGAGTTGAACCAGCAGTGCGGGCCTGGTTCGCCACTGGGTTGCAACGACCGCCGAGAAGGAGTGACTTATGATGGCTCGTCCCAAGGTCGGAGCATGAGCAGCGACGAGTTCGACTTCGGGAAAGCGAAGCGTCTACAGAGTCGTGAGGTGACCGAGGGAGCCCAGAAAGCACCCCACCGGGCGATGTTTCGCGCGATGGGCTTCGACGACGAGGACCTCGCTTCGCCGATGATCGGTGTGCCGAACCCTGCAGCCGATATCACGCCCTGTAACGTGCACCTGGACGACGTCGCCGAGTCGGCGATCGAAGGAGCCGACGAAGCCGGCGGGATGCCCATCGAGTTCGGGACGATCACTATCTCGGACGCCATCTCGATGGGGACCGAGGGAATGAAGGCGTCGCTGATCTCTCGAGAGATAATCGCCGACAGCGTCGAACTCGTCAGTTTCGGCGAACGAATGGACGGCCTCGTCACCGTCGCCGGCTGTGACAAGAACCTCCCCGGCATGATGATGGGCGCGATCCGGACCGACCTCCCCTCCGTCTTCCTCTATGGCGGCTCGATCATGCCCGGCGAGCACGAGGGCCGAGACGTCACCATCGTCCAGGTCTTCGAGGGCGTCGGTGCCTACGGCACCGGCAAGATGGACGCCGAGGAACTGGACGACCTCGAGCGCAGCGCCTGCCCCGGTGCGGGCTCCTGTGGTGGTATGTTCACCGCGAACACGATGGCCGCAATCTCGGAGGCGCTGGGGATGGCCCCCCTGGGCAGTGCGTCCCCGCCGGCCGAACACCACGAGCGATATGCCGTCGCTCGTCGCGCCGGCGAACTCGCCGTCGAGGTCGTC contains:
- a CDS encoding aldehyde ferredoxin oxidoreductase family protein, translating into MDTIAGFHGRIAIADLGAETVTTRSIPDGWLESHLGGRGLGVRLLLSEQPGGVDPLGPENRLVFATGPLTGYGVSGAGRHWVGARSPLTGSLGESYSGGSFGHLLARSGVDALVVEGQASRPVVLEVTDETLALESADDRWGETTDVVDATLAGEPRRATAAIGPAGEREVHLASIINDSGHAAGGRGLGAVMGSKRLKAVVVGGSDPPPLGEPERFERLQKQFSRQIQANDRLQQWAEYGTTSAVEILHEQGMLPTKHFDGGRFEGAPEIGGEALQESLQVGQRGCRGCQLECKPVVQGECRGVELDEASGPEYETLASFGSLLCNDDLEAIALANQRCNAYGMDTIGVGHVIATAMEAGYVDWGDADAILELVDAVAYRDGIGDVLADGPDAAAEALDVDDPATVKGAPAAMHDPRKKKGMGLSTATSPRGATHMEGFQDSLVERTVETDLPVETGLAADGTDGKPAAVVTFENARSFVNSLVCCSHVVVTVGPDRNFDDLRELVAAAIGRPLPMAEALRIGERNYTLGKLFAAREGFSMEDDRLPKRLQKPLSDDTGGPDLPAASFSETALESMIRAYYDRRGWTRKGVKWETLERLGLTDLVEGLERAVADEEAAARTTPIPRPRERP
- a CDS encoding helix-turn-helix domain-containing protein, which gives rise to MSDGIRVELEVEDGGTCPIVSASRETERPITTVSWSRPDKSAMATEEFTTESDVAPIDIEEINTVFETDSHARHRFIRPEQECVCQVIEASGFPVETVHVDQNGLTLSFYTLDVTEITDVVAKLREQFQNVRIRRLHRAGIDRPGGVEGGDLVWVDRDALTDRQREVLETAHELGYFEYPRGSNATEVADAIGIAPSTFTEHLTTAQSKIMDVLVGEESA